The genomic region TCGACCACGTCCACCGCCTCGTCCTGCGGGCAGTGCACGATCACCTCGTCGTGCTGGAAGAAGACCAGTTCGGCGCGGAGCCCGGCCATGTGCAGCGACCGCCGCAGCGCGGCCAGCATCAGCAGGGCCCAGTCGGCCGCGCTGCCCTGGACCACGAAGTTCCGGGTGAAGCGCCCCCAGGCGCGCGCGTCCGACGAGGCGCGGCCGGTGGGCGACTCCTCCTGCGGAATTCCCGCCTCCTCGTCGTCCTCGGCCCCCGCCGCCCGCGGGCTGGTCCGCCCCAGCCAGGTCCGTACGAGCCGCCCCTCCTCGCCCGCCCGCGCCGCGTCGTCCACGTACGCCACGGCCGCCGGGAACCGCCGTCGCAGCGCCGCGAGGTTCTTCAGGCCGTCGCCGGACGTCTGGCCGTAGACCGCGCCGAGCAGCGCGATCTTCGCGTGGTCGCGGTCCCCGCTGAACGCCCGCTCGGAGAGCGCCGCGTACAGGTCGCCGTCGTGTCCGGCGACCTCCATCAGTCCCCGGTCGCGGGAGACCGCCGCGAGCACCCGGGGCTCCATCTGGTCGGCGTCGGCCACCACCAGACGCCAGCCCGGGTCCGCGACGACGGCCCGCCGGATCACCTTCGGGATCTGGAGTGCCCCGCCGCCGTTGGTGGTCCACCGTCCGGAGACCGTCCCGCCCGGCTGGTACTCCGGTCGGAACCGCCCCTCGCGCACCCAGTCCTGGAGCCATCCCCAGCCGTGCGCCGTCCAGATCCGGTAGAGCTTCTTGTACTGGACGAGCGGCTTCACCGCCGGGTGGTCGATCCCCTCGATCTCCCAGCGCCGGGTCGACTTCACCTTGATCCCGGCCTCCGCGAAGGCCTTGACGACATCGGCGGACAGCTCCGGTCTGACCCGCCGCCCGAAGGCCGCCGACACCTCGTCGGCCAGCTCCGCCATCCGGCGTGGCTCGCCACCGCCCGCGTACCGCTCGCCCAGCAGCTCGTCCAGCACGGTCCGGTGCACATCGGCCCGCCACGGCAGGCCGTCCCGGCGCATCTCGGCGGCCACCAGCATGCCCGCCGACTCCGAGGCGGTGAGCAGCCGCATCCGGTCCGGGTGTTCGGTGGTCCCGTACCGCCCGAGCTGGTCCGCGTACACCGCGAGGAGCGCGTCGAACTCCACGGTCACGGGCGCCGGTTCGAAGAGCGAGGACTGCGAGCCCGGGGTGGCGGACCTGGGGGGCGGATCGGGCGGTACCGGTGCGTTGCGCAGGCGGGCCCAGGCCGCTGCCGCCGACCGGGGCTCGCCGTACCGCCCGGCGTGGCCGAGCAGCAGCAGCTCCGCGTCCTCGATGTCGTAACACCGCTCGACGCGCACTCCGGCCGCCAGCAGCCGGGGGTAGATCTCGGCCGTCGAGCGCCACACCCACCGGGCGACGTCCGGCCGGGACCTGACCGCCTCGACCAGGTCCGGCTCGAACCGCACGTCCCCGGCGGGCAGCCCGTCCGGGCCGAGGGGTGCGAGCTGTGCCCCGCCACCCTCCGCCGCCGCCAGAGCCCACCGCTCGGTCATGCGATCGAGTGTGACAGCAGGCACTGACAACGGGTGTCTCGTGAGGCGGAGGTGGCCGGGACCGTGGACGATCGGTGGAGGAGCAGCCACGCCGCTCTGCCCGATCCCGATCCTTGACCCCGATCCTGATCCCGATCCTGATCCCGATCCCGACCCCGACCCCGACCCCGACACCGGCATCGATCCCGACCCCGCCGCCGACGGCCTCACCGCCTGCGGCCCTGACGACGGAGGACACCCCCATGGAAGCGATCGTCTTCGAGGAGTTCGGCGGCCCCGAGGTACTCCACCTCACGGAGGCCCCCGAGCCGCACCCGGGTCCCGGCCAGGTCAGGCTGAAGGTGGCCGCCGCCGGGGTGAACGCCCTCGACTACAAGACCCGCCGCGGCTGGATGGAGGCCTTCATGCCGACGAAGCTGCCCTCGATCCCCGGCCGGGAGGTCGCGGGGACGGTGGACGAGGTCGGCGAGGGCGTGACCGCGTTCGCCGTCGGCGACGAGGTGGTGGGCTGGAGCACCACGGGCGGGTACGCGCAGTACGCCCTCGCCGAGACCGTCGCCCCCAAACCGGCCGGTCTCGCCTGGGAGACGGCGGTCGCCCTGCCGGTGGCCGGGGAGACCTCGCAGCGCGTGCTGGACCTGCTGGAGCTGGCGAACGGCGAGACCCTGCTGGTGAACGGCGGTGCGGGCGCGGTCGGTTCGATCGCCGTCCAGCTCGCGGTGGCGAGCGGCGCGACGGTCGTCGCCACCGCGTCCGAGGCCAACCACGACTATCTGCGGGCGCTCGGCGCGATCCCGGTCGTCTACGGCGAGGGCCTCGTCGAACGGGTACGGGCGGTCGCCCCGCAGGGCATCGACGCGGTTTTCGACGTCGCGGGCAAGGGTGCGCTGCCCGACTCGATCGAACTGCGCGGCGGTACGACGGACCGGATCGTCACCATCGCCGACCAGGCGGCTGCCGATATGGGCGTGACGTTCAGCGGGGGCGGCGTGTCCAGCACGGCGGAGGCACTGACCCGGCAGGTCCGGCTGGCGGCGGACGGCACGCTGCGGGTGGAGGTGGCGAAGGTGTTCCCGCTGGCGGAGGCGGCGCGGGCGCAGGCGCTGAGCGAGGAGGGGCACGCACGGGGGAAACTGGTGCTGAAGCCGTGAGCCGGCGGGGGTGAACCGTTCCCGGGCCCTTCCAGGCGTTCTGGATGTTCCGGGTGCTCCGGGTGCTCCGGGTGCTCCGGGTGCTCCGGGTGCTCCGGTGTTCCCGGGGGGGCTCTCTGTCCACAGGCTGTGGACAAGGGATTCACGCCCCGGCGGGGAAGGGAACGGGGTCGCGGGCCGGGGCAGGCGCCGACCTACCCTTGACGCATGGAAGACCTATGGACACGGTGACCGACCGGGCGTTCGCCGCAGCGCTCTACGGGGACGGCGACGACGGTCTGGACACCGGGGCCTCCCTGCTGGCCGCCGATCCGGGGTCCGACCCGGAGCTGGGCCGGCGCGGCGAGGAGTTCCTGCGCCGGGCGTGGCAGCGCGGATGGCAGCCCGCGGACGTCTCGCGGCTGGTCCGGCGCGATCTGACCGAGCGGCACACCCGGCTGCTGGCGGAGCTGATCGCCGCGGAGGTGCGGGCGTACGACCGGCTGCCGCCGCGCTGGCAGGCCCAGTTGGACGAACTGGCGGATCCGGCCGGGGAGACGGCCGGTGCCGGACGGCGGGCGGACCGTTTCTCGTACGCGACAGCCGTCCTTGAGCTGTACCGCCTCCTGCTGCGCCTCCCCACGATCGAACCGGTGGGCGCCGCTCCCGGCGCCGCCGCGCAGCTCCCGCCGCACCACCACGCCGAGCCGCGCATGCTCACCCGCATCCGCGCGCTCCTCGCCAAGGCCGAGGCCACCGACTACGCGGCGGAGGCCGAGGCGCTCAGTGCGAAGGCGCAGGAGCTGATGGCCCGGCACAGCATCGACGAGGCGCGGCTCTCGGCGGAGGGGCGCAGCGCGGACACCCCGGCCGCCTGCCGCATCGGGGTGGACGCTCCCTACGAGACGGCGAAGGCGGTCCTGCTGGACGCGGTCGCCACCGCGAACCGCTGCCGGGCCGTGTGGAACAGCGCCTTCGGCTTCTCCACCGTCGTCGGTTTCGAACCGGACCTGGAAGTCGTCGAGCTGCTCCACACCTCGCTCCTCGTCCAGGG from Streptomyces sp. NBC_01267 harbors:
- a CDS encoding bifunctional 3'-5' exonuclease/DNA polymerase; this encodes MTERWALAAAEGGGAQLAPLGPDGLPAGDVRFEPDLVEAVRSRPDVARWVWRSTAEIYPRLLAAGVRVERCYDIEDAELLLLGHAGRYGEPRSAAAAWARLRNAPVPPDPPPRSATPGSQSSLFEPAPVTVEFDALLAVYADQLGRYGTTEHPDRMRLLTASESAGMLVAAEMRRDGLPWRADVHRTVLDELLGERYAGGGEPRRMAELADEVSAAFGRRVRPELSADVVKAFAEAGIKVKSTRRWEIEGIDHPAVKPLVQYKKLYRIWTAHGWGWLQDWVREGRFRPEYQPGGTVSGRWTTNGGGALQIPKVIRRAVVADPGWRLVVADADQMEPRVLAAVSRDRGLMEVAGHDGDLYAALSERAFSGDRDHAKIALLGAVYGQTSGDGLKNLAALRRRFPAAVAYVDDAARAGEEGRLVRTWLGRTSPRAAGAEDDEEAGIPQEESPTGRASSDARAWGRFTRNFVVQGSAADWALLMLAALRRSLHMAGLRAELVFFQHDEVIVHCPQDEAVDVVEAIRAAGELAGRIAFGETPVRFPFTQAVVECYADAK
- a CDS encoding NADP-dependent oxidoreductase; amino-acid sequence: MEAIVFEEFGGPEVLHLTEAPEPHPGPGQVRLKVAAAGVNALDYKTRRGWMEAFMPTKLPSIPGREVAGTVDEVGEGVTAFAVGDEVVGWSTTGGYAQYALAETVAPKPAGLAWETAVALPVAGETSQRVLDLLELANGETLLVNGGAGAVGSIAVQLAVASGATVVATASEANHDYLRALGAIPVVYGEGLVERVRAVAPQGIDAVFDVAGKGALPDSIELRGGTTDRIVTIADQAAADMGVTFSGGGVSSTAEALTRQVRLAADGTLRVEVAKVFPLAEAARAQALSEEGHARGKLVLKP
- a CDS encoding DUF2786 domain-containing protein, with the protein product MDTVTDRAFAAALYGDGDDGLDTGASLLAADPGSDPELGRRGEEFLRRAWQRGWQPADVSRLVRRDLTERHTRLLAELIAAEVRAYDRLPPRWQAQLDELADPAGETAGAGRRADRFSYATAVLELYRLLLRLPTIEPVGAAPGAAAQLPPHHHAEPRMLTRIRALLAKAEATDYAAEAEALSAKAQELMARHSIDEARLSAEGRSADTPAACRIGVDAPYETAKAVLLDAVATANRCRAVWNSAFGFSTVVGFEPDLEVVELLHTSLLVQGTAAMTRAESAQRAGGRKRTKTFRQSFLAAYASRLGHRLAEAAGQVTAAEAGSLLPVLAARDVAVVSEAERMFPATTTSRVRGVSDEAGWTEGTAAADAARVG